Proteins from one Pseudarthrobacter sp. BIM B-2242 genomic window:
- the hisD gene encoding histidinol dehydrogenase, which translates to MTISSESPAIPPSATVSFRTVDLRGRGLTLAGLRGAVPRARQNTVADAEEKVLGIITAVRQQGFAALSDLALRFDGVDQVHPRVPAESLAKALAELDPAVRRALEESIRRARQFADGQRPRNIDVELGDGALVSQNWVPVSRVGLYVPGGLAVYPSSVIMNVVPALAAGVESIALASPPQKDFGGLPHPTILAAAALLGIGEVYAIGGAQAIAAFAYGVEATDAGPALDPVDVVTGPGNIFVATAKRLVKGVVGIDSEAGTTEIAILADSSAQPGLVAADLISQAEHDPHAASVLITDSEDLAAAVRLELDRQAAATKHSGRVREALSGPQSGVVLVEDLEHGIAACDAYAAEHLEIMTADAASVAARIRNAGAIFVGDYSPVSLGDYCAGSNHVLPTSGTAAFSSGLNVTTFLRAIQVVNYSRAALEEVSSHIVSLSAAEDLPAHGEAVTARFGATS; encoded by the coding sequence GTGACCATTTCTTCTGAATCTCCAGCCATCCCGCCGTCCGCAACCGTCAGCTTCCGGACGGTCGATTTGCGGGGACGCGGCCTGACCCTGGCCGGCTTGCGTGGCGCTGTGCCCCGCGCCCGGCAGAACACGGTGGCGGATGCAGAAGAAAAAGTACTCGGCATCATCACAGCCGTCCGCCAGCAGGGTTTCGCCGCCCTCAGCGACCTTGCCCTCCGGTTCGATGGAGTTGACCAGGTGCATCCCCGGGTCCCGGCCGAATCGCTGGCCAAGGCGCTGGCGGAGCTGGATCCGGCCGTGCGCCGCGCACTGGAGGAGTCCATCAGGCGCGCCCGGCAGTTCGCCGACGGACAGCGGCCGCGCAATATCGACGTCGAACTGGGCGACGGTGCGCTGGTGAGCCAAAACTGGGTCCCCGTTTCGCGTGTGGGACTCTACGTTCCGGGGGGTCTGGCCGTCTACCCGTCCTCGGTCATCATGAATGTTGTCCCCGCGCTGGCCGCCGGAGTGGAATCGATCGCCCTCGCCTCGCCGCCGCAGAAGGACTTCGGCGGGCTCCCGCACCCCACCATCCTGGCCGCCGCGGCCCTGCTCGGCATCGGCGAGGTGTACGCCATCGGAGGCGCGCAGGCCATCGCTGCCTTCGCTTACGGTGTGGAAGCAACCGACGCCGGACCCGCCCTTGATCCCGTTGATGTGGTGACAGGTCCCGGCAATATTTTTGTGGCCACCGCAAAGCGGCTGGTCAAGGGGGTGGTGGGCATCGACTCCGAGGCCGGAACCACAGAGATTGCCATCCTGGCCGATTCCTCCGCCCAGCCCGGCCTGGTGGCAGCAGACCTGATCAGCCAGGCCGAGCACGATCCCCACGCTGCCTCGGTACTGATCACCGATTCCGAGGATCTTGCCGCGGCGGTCCGTCTCGAACTGGACCGCCAGGCTGCCGCCACGAAGCACTCCGGCCGGGTGCGTGAGGCCCTCTCCGGCCCCCAGTCGGGCGTTGTGCTGGTGGAGGACCTCGAGCACGGCATCGCCGCCTGCGATGCCTATGCCGCGGAACACCTTGAAATCATGACAGCGGACGCGGCATCGGTGGCGGCAAGGATCCGCAACGCCGGCGCGATTTTCGTGGGGGACTACAGTCCCGTCAGCCTCGGGGACTACTGTGCCGGGTCCAACCACGTATTGCCCACAAGCGGCACAGCGGCGTTTTCCTCGGGCTTGAACGTCACCACGTTCCTGCGTGCCATCCAGGTGGTCAACTACAGCCGGGCCGCCCTTGAGGAAGTCAGCAGCCACATCGTGAGCCTGTCCGCTGCGGAGGACCTCCCTGCCCACGGCGAAGCTGTGACGGCGCGCTTCGGCGCAACGTCCTGA
- the nrdR gene encoding transcriptional regulator NrdR: MYCPFCRNPDSRVVDSRMADDGSAIRRRRQCPECGRRFTTVETTSLSVIKRSGVGEPFSRSKVINGVRKACQGRPVSEDDLALLAQEVEEQIRASGAAEIDAHEVGLVILGPLQKLDQVAYLRFASVYQAFDSLEDFETAIALLRHESVDEPAGPPAKTVRNSEKSPL, encoded by the coding sequence ATGTATTGTCCGTTCTGCCGCAATCCGGACTCCCGCGTTGTGGACAGCCGTATGGCCGACGACGGCTCAGCCATCCGCCGTCGCCGCCAATGCCCCGAGTGCGGCCGCCGGTTCACCACCGTCGAAACAACCAGCCTTTCCGTGATCAAGCGTTCCGGCGTGGGTGAGCCGTTCAGCCGGAGCAAGGTCATCAACGGCGTCCGCAAGGCCTGCCAGGGCCGGCCGGTCAGCGAGGATGACCTCGCGCTCCTTGCCCAGGAGGTGGAGGAGCAGATCCGTGCCTCCGGTGCTGCCGAGATCGATGCGCACGAAGTAGGGCTGGTCATCCTTGGACCCCTGCAGAAGCTCGACCAGGTAGCCTATCTGCGTTTCGCCAGCGTGTACCAGGCTTTCGATTCCCTTGAGGACTTCGAGACCGCCATTGCGCTGCTCCGCCACGAGTCCGTTGATGAACCCGCCGGACCGCCGGCGAAGACTGTCAGGAATTCCGAGAAGAGCCCGCTGTAA
- the ppgK gene encoding polyphosphate--glucose phosphotransferase produces MAKKDEKSHKKAPLIGIDIGGTGIKGGIVDLKKGKLLGDRFRVPTPQPATPEAVADVVAQVVAELSSRPEAPAPDSPVGVTFPGIIQHGVVHSAANVDKSWLNTDIDALLTARLGRPVEVINDADAAGLAEARYGAGAGIDGTVLVITLGTGIGSAFIFNGNLVPNAELGHLEIDGFDAESKASAVARERDGLSWEEYSVLLQRYFSHVEFLFSPELFIVGGGISKRADEYLPHMKLRTPIVPAELKNEAGIVGAAVEIAVKHKLTK; encoded by the coding sequence TTGGCCAAGAAGGACGAGAAGTCGCACAAAAAAGCCCCGCTGATCGGCATCGACATCGGAGGTACCGGAATCAAGGGCGGCATCGTCGACCTGAAGAAGGGCAAGCTGCTGGGTGACCGGTTCCGGGTGCCCACTCCCCAGCCCGCCACCCCCGAGGCCGTGGCCGACGTTGTGGCGCAGGTGGTGGCCGAACTCTCCAGCCGCCCGGAGGCACCGGCCCCGGATTCGCCTGTGGGAGTCACGTTCCCCGGCATCATCCAGCACGGTGTGGTGCATTCTGCAGCCAACGTGGACAAGAGCTGGCTCAACACGGACATCGACGCCCTGCTCACCGCGCGCCTGGGCCGGCCGGTAGAGGTCATCAACGACGCCGACGCCGCCGGCCTGGCGGAAGCGCGCTACGGTGCCGGCGCAGGGATTGACGGTACGGTCCTGGTCATCACCCTGGGAACCGGTATCGGGTCCGCCTTTATCTTCAACGGCAATCTGGTCCCAAATGCTGAGCTGGGCCACCTGGAGATTGATGGTTTCGACGCCGAGTCCAAGGCATCCGCCGTTGCCCGCGAGCGGGACGGACTGAGCTGGGAAGAGTACAGCGTCCTGCTGCAGCGCTATTTCTCCCACGTTGAGTTCCTCTTCTCCCCGGAGCTGTTCATTGTGGGTGGGGGCATCTCCAAGCGCGCGGACGAATACCTGCCCCACATGAAGCTGCGCACCCCCATCGTGCCCGCCGAGTTGAAGAACGAGGCTGGAATCGTGGGCGCCGCCGTCGAAATCGCCGTGAAGCACAAGCTCACCAAGTAG
- the map gene encoding type I methionyl aminopeptidase, translating into MPSLASTAPTGTLTRGTVSPPLPVPASIPRPEYVGKPGPAKFTGSEVKSAETIEKIRIASRIAAQAIVEVGKHIRPGVTTDQLDKVGHEFLLDHKAYPSTLGYRGFPKSLCSSLNEVICHGIPDSTVVQDGDILNIDITAFINGVHGDTNYTFLAGDVDDESRLLVERTRESLNRAIKAVAPGREINVIGRAIQSYAKRFGYGVVRDFTGHGVGEAFHTGLIIPHYDAAPAYNTVIEAGMVFTIEPMLTLGTVEWDMWEDDWTVVTRDHKRTAQFEHTLLVTESGAEVLTLP; encoded by the coding sequence ATGCCTTCCCTAGCCTCGACTGCACCCACCGGCACGCTTACCCGGGGAACGGTCAGCCCCCCGCTGCCCGTTCCGGCGTCCATCCCGCGCCCCGAGTATGTGGGCAAGCCCGGGCCGGCCAAGTTCACCGGCTCAGAGGTTAAGTCAGCAGAGACCATCGAGAAGATCCGGATCGCCAGCAGGATCGCCGCGCAGGCCATCGTTGAGGTGGGGAAACACATCAGGCCCGGAGTCACCACGGACCAGCTGGACAAGGTGGGCCATGAGTTCCTGCTGGACCACAAGGCCTACCCCTCCACCCTGGGATACCGGGGGTTCCCGAAGTCCCTGTGTTCCTCACTGAATGAAGTCATCTGCCATGGCATCCCGGACAGCACGGTGGTCCAGGACGGAGATATCCTCAACATCGATATCACGGCATTTATCAACGGCGTCCACGGCGACACGAACTACACCTTCCTGGCGGGCGACGTCGACGACGAATCGCGCCTGCTGGTGGAGCGCACCCGGGAGTCCCTGAACCGGGCCATCAAGGCCGTGGCGCCCGGCCGGGAAATCAACGTCATCGGCCGCGCCATCCAGTCCTATGCCAAGCGGTTCGGCTACGGCGTGGTGCGCGACTTTACGGGCCACGGCGTGGGCGAGGCCTTCCATACCGGCCTGATCATCCCGCACTACGATGCCGCCCCTGCCTACAACACCGTGATCGAAGCCGGAATGGTGTTCACCATCGAACCCATGCTGACGCTGGGCACTGTTGAATGGGACATGTGGGAAGACGACTGGACGGTTGTCACCCGCGACCACAAGAGGACCGCGCAGTTTGAACACACGCTGCTGGTCACCGAATCCGGCGCTGAGGTTCTTACGCTCCCCTGA
- a CDS encoding SPOR domain-containing protein codes for MTEFWYNVKTHEVEEDAMSDWTQLIGPYKTREEAEHALEKVRARNEAWDKDEED; via the coding sequence ATGACCGAGTTCTGGTACAACGTGAAAACGCATGAGGTCGAGGAAGACGCCATGTCGGACTGGACCCAGCTGATCGGGCCATATAAGACACGGGAGGAAGCCGAGCACGCCCTCGAAAAGGTCCGGGCCCGCAACGAGGCCTGGGACAAGGATGAGGAAGACTGA
- the panB gene encoding 3-methyl-2-oxobutanoate hydroxymethyltransferase → MASTNSSESAASAEVPAPYGNGPAPVQPPSSEAPAKPAARVRIHHLQQAKRDGTRFAMLTAYEQYSAEIFDQAGIDVLLVGDSASNNVFGNETSLPVTVDELLPLCRAVARSAKRAMVVADLPFGSYEVSPQQGVETGVRFLKEGLAHAVKIEGGKYYAETVRAMVQAGVPVIAHIGFTPQSEHSLGGYRVQGRGDDAQRLIDDAVALADAGAFAVLMEMVPADTAAAVDAAVSVPTVGIGAGNATTGQVLVWQDMAGLRGGRMAKFVKQYADLRSSLSDAAKAYNEDVRSGRFPGPEHSF, encoded by the coding sequence ATGGCCTCAACCAATAGCTCTGAGTCAGCCGCGTCCGCTGAAGTACCCGCTCCTTACGGCAACGGACCCGCACCTGTGCAGCCGCCGTCGTCGGAAGCGCCGGCAAAGCCCGCGGCGCGGGTGCGCATCCACCACCTGCAGCAGGCCAAAAGGGACGGCACCCGCTTCGCCATGCTGACCGCGTACGAGCAGTACAGTGCGGAGATCTTCGACCAGGCGGGCATCGATGTCCTCCTGGTGGGCGATTCGGCCTCCAACAATGTTTTCGGCAACGAGACCAGCCTTCCCGTCACCGTGGATGAACTCCTCCCGCTGTGCCGCGCTGTGGCGAGGTCCGCCAAGCGCGCCATGGTGGTGGCAGACCTGCCGTTTGGCAGTTATGAAGTCTCACCGCAGCAGGGTGTGGAAACGGGGGTCCGCTTCCTCAAGGAGGGTCTCGCCCACGCCGTCAAAATCGAGGGCGGAAAGTACTACGCGGAAACCGTCCGGGCCATGGTCCAGGCCGGCGTTCCGGTGATCGCGCACATCGGCTTCACGCCGCAGAGTGAACACTCGCTGGGCGGCTACAGGGTCCAGGGCCGCGGCGATGATGCGCAGCGCCTGATCGACGACGCCGTGGCGCTGGCTGATGCGGGTGCGTTCGCCGTCCTGATGGAAATGGTTCCCGCGGACACGGCGGCCGCTGTTGACGCGGCGGTCAGCGTGCCGACGGTGGGGATCGGAGCGGGCAATGCCACCACCGGGCAGGTGCTCGTATGGCAGGACATGGCAGGGCTCCGCGGCGGCCGGATGGCGAAGTTCGTGAAGCAATACGCCGATCTTCGCAGCAGCCTCAGCGACGCAGCGAAGGCCTACAACGAGGACGTCCGGTCGGGCCGGTTCCCGGGCCCGGAGCACTCCTTCTAG
- the glnA gene encoding type I glutamate--ammonia ligase has protein sequence MDRQQEFVLRTIEERDVRFVRLWFTDVVGSLKSVALAPAEVEGAFEEGLGFDGSAIEGLARVFESDMLAQPDPSTFQILPWRGETEQTSRMFCDILTPDGEPSAADPRNVLKRNLAKAADMGFTCYTHPEIEFYLLKSQQPGPDGAPVPVDEGGYFDHVPGGVAQDFRRTAVTMLESVGISVEFSHHEAGPGQNEIDLRYADALQTADNIMTFRTVIKEVALQQGTYATFMPKPFTDHPGSGMHTHFSLFEGDANAFYEAGAEFQLSKTARQFIAGVLKHAPEFTAVTNQFVNSYKRLWGGGEAPSYLSWGHNNRSALVRVPLYKPGKGQSARIEYRGIDSAANPYLAYAVLLGAGLKGIEEGYDLPAAAEDDVWSLSSAERRAMGHDPLPASLHDAIRSMEDSELMPQILGEQVFEHFLRNKRAEWQDYRLQVTPYELQRNLGIL, from the coding sequence ATGGACCGCCAGCAAGAGTTTGTCCTGCGCACAATCGAGGAGCGCGACGTACGGTTCGTACGTCTGTGGTTCACCGACGTCGTGGGTTCACTCAAGTCGGTGGCACTCGCCCCCGCCGAGGTTGAGGGTGCTTTCGAAGAAGGGCTCGGTTTTGACGGTTCGGCCATCGAAGGCCTTGCCCGTGTGTTCGAATCGGACATGCTGGCCCAACCGGATCCGTCCACGTTCCAGATACTGCCGTGGCGCGGAGAGACTGAGCAGACCTCGCGGATGTTCTGCGACATCCTCACCCCGGACGGCGAACCGTCGGCTGCGGATCCGCGGAACGTCCTCAAGCGCAACCTGGCCAAGGCCGCGGACATGGGATTCACGTGCTACACGCACCCGGAAATCGAGTTCTACCTTCTGAAGTCCCAGCAGCCGGGGCCGGACGGCGCGCCGGTCCCCGTGGACGAAGGAGGCTACTTTGACCATGTTCCCGGCGGCGTGGCGCAGGACTTCCGGCGCACGGCCGTGACCATGCTGGAATCGGTAGGCATCTCCGTGGAGTTCAGCCACCACGAAGCCGGGCCCGGCCAGAATGAAATTGACCTCCGGTACGCGGACGCACTGCAGACGGCGGACAACATCATGACGTTCCGCACCGTGATCAAGGAGGTGGCACTCCAGCAGGGCACGTACGCAACATTTATGCCCAAGCCGTTCACGGACCACCCCGGCTCCGGCATGCACACGCACTTCTCGCTGTTCGAGGGCGACGCCAACGCCTTCTATGAGGCCGGCGCCGAGTTCCAGCTCTCCAAGACGGCCCGGCAGTTCATCGCCGGCGTCCTCAAGCACGCTCCCGAGTTCACGGCGGTCACCAACCAGTTCGTCAACTCCTACAAGCGGCTGTGGGGCGGCGGCGAAGCGCCCAGCTACCTCAGCTGGGGCCATAACAACCGTTCGGCCCTGGTCCGGGTCCCGCTGTACAAGCCCGGTAAGGGCCAGTCCGCCCGCATCGAATACCGCGGCATTGATTCTGCGGCGAACCCCTACCTGGCCTACGCCGTCCTGCTGGGTGCCGGGCTGAAAGGCATCGAAGAGGGCTATGACCTTCCGGCGGCAGCCGAGGACGACGTCTGGTCACTGAGCTCGGCCGAGCGCCGGGCAATGGGCCACGACCCCCTGCCCGCCAGCCTCCACGATGCCATCCGCTCCATGGAAGACTCTGAACTGATGCCCCAGATCCTGGGTGAGCAGGTTTTCGAGCACTTCCTCCGGAACAAGCGTGCCGAATGGCAGGATTACCGGCTCCAGGTGACGCCGTACGAACTGCAGCGCAACCTCGGCATTCTCTAG
- a CDS encoding bifunctional [glutamine synthetase] adenylyltransferase/[glutamine synthetase]-adenylyl-L-tyrosine phosphorylase: MSLARRLISAGFSDLEKGERFLAAPELDGLDEDRIFAGLQMAANPDTALQSLVRLIEKHPPLRELAAADPETSEPLYRVLGASEALGEFLIRHPEHLVAFEVTASPEPVQADPEQLRSALLASVRADPRSARPVAGISGTEAYAALRTAYRRGVVDLAVKDLCAADPLDFMPAVGAELADLAGAAVEAALAVSRAEAAEQFSAGEVAAVGLAVIGMGKCGARELNYISDVDVIYVIDAGDVDDARANTIGTALASGISRAISSVAREPGLWEVDANLRPEGKSGPLVRTLASHESYYARWAESWEFQALLKARTIAGDKDLGERYEKAVAPLIWSSAGREGFVESVQAMRRRVTEHIPATEEQRQIKLGRGGLRDVEFTVQLLQLVHGKSDESLRCRDTTSAITALSSGGYIGRSDAAAFDHAYRYLRLLEHRIQLFQLRRTHLMPVSEAALRALAKAVLSPFSNDRPPPASLMATWQKTKRSVRELHERIFYRPLLNTAAKLSSEDARLTPEAAQGRLAALGYLDPKGAMRHIEALTAGVSRRAALQRQLLPILLDWLAEGVDPDAGLLAFRRVSEALGTTHWYLGMLRDSTAAAERLCHVLSNSRLIADLLEVSPESVAWLGNDKDLAPLAFEAQWQEITSKMSRHADPESAMRLIRLIRRREILRIAIADSAGLLKQDQVGAALADTDRAAVLGALRVAEGIVSAKGPLKTAILIVAMGRQGGREIGYGSDADVMYVHRALPGYTEEEAQEQAARIVSKVSSLLTQPLKPAIMAERVLQMDADLRPEGKNGAMVRSLDSFAEYYRRWSLVWEAQALLRARPMAGDDALADDFLALIDPIRYPESISDHDVREVRRVKARVEAERLPRGADPARHLKLGRGGLSDVEWLVQLLQLQHAGKHHELRTTSTVEALDAAASLGLLSVADAKLLADAWRLASRIRSANVIWTGRASDLLPSSRRDLEAVARWCGYEPGHAATLEEDYLRLSRRARAVFERVFYGH; the protein is encoded by the coding sequence GTGAGCCTGGCCCGCCGCCTGATCTCAGCCGGCTTCAGCGACCTGGAGAAGGGTGAGCGCTTTCTGGCTGCCCCGGAACTGGACGGATTGGACGAGGACAGGATCTTCGCCGGCCTGCAGATGGCCGCCAACCCCGACACCGCGCTCCAGTCCCTGGTCCGGCTGATTGAAAAGCACCCTCCCCTGCGGGAGTTGGCGGCGGCCGATCCTGAGACCAGCGAGCCGCTCTACCGGGTCCTTGGGGCTTCCGAAGCGCTTGGGGAATTCCTCATCCGTCATCCGGAACACCTTGTGGCGTTTGAGGTTACCGCCAGCCCTGAACCGGTGCAGGCGGACCCGGAACAGCTGCGTTCCGCGCTCCTGGCGTCCGTCCGGGCGGACCCGCGTTCTGCCCGTCCCGTCGCGGGGATTTCCGGCACGGAGGCGTATGCGGCCCTGCGCACCGCCTACCGGCGGGGAGTAGTGGACCTTGCCGTCAAGGACCTGTGCGCTGCCGACCCCCTGGACTTTATGCCCGCCGTCGGAGCCGAACTCGCGGACCTGGCCGGGGCTGCCGTCGAGGCCGCCCTGGCAGTTTCCCGGGCAGAAGCTGCTGAGCAGTTCAGCGCCGGCGAGGTGGCCGCCGTTGGCCTGGCCGTGATCGGCATGGGCAAATGCGGAGCACGGGAACTTAACTACATTTCCGACGTCGACGTCATCTACGTGATCGATGCAGGCGACGTCGATGACGCCCGGGCCAACACCATCGGCACGGCCCTGGCATCCGGCATCTCCCGTGCCATTTCCTCAGTGGCCCGCGAACCCGGCCTCTGGGAAGTGGACGCCAACCTGCGGCCGGAGGGCAAGTCCGGCCCGCTGGTGCGTACCCTGGCCTCGCACGAAAGCTACTACGCGCGATGGGCAGAGAGCTGGGAATTCCAGGCACTGCTAAAGGCACGCACCATTGCCGGGGACAAGGACCTGGGGGAGCGCTACGAAAAAGCGGTAGCGCCGCTGATCTGGAGTTCCGCCGGCCGTGAGGGCTTTGTGGAATCCGTCCAGGCGATGCGCCGCCGGGTGACCGAACACATCCCCGCAACCGAGGAACAGCGCCAGATCAAGCTGGGCCGCGGCGGCCTGCGGGATGTCGAGTTCACGGTGCAGCTGCTCCAGCTGGTCCACGGGAAGTCCGATGAATCACTCCGGTGCAGGGATACGACCTCGGCCATCACGGCACTTTCCTCGGGTGGCTACATTGGCAGGTCCGATGCCGCAGCCTTTGACCACGCCTACCGGTACCTGCGCCTCCTGGAACACCGCATCCAGCTGTTCCAGCTACGCCGCACCCACCTGATGCCGGTCAGCGAAGCAGCCCTGCGCGCCCTCGCGAAGGCAGTGCTGAGCCCCTTCTCCAATGACCGGCCGCCGCCGGCCTCGCTGATGGCGACCTGGCAAAAGACCAAACGTTCCGTCCGCGAACTGCACGAGCGCATCTTCTACCGGCCCCTCCTGAACACTGCGGCGAAACTCAGCAGCGAGGACGCCAGGCTGACACCGGAGGCTGCCCAGGGCCGGCTCGCCGCATTGGGCTACCTTGATCCAAAGGGCGCGATGCGGCATATCGAGGCCCTGACCGCCGGAGTGAGCCGGCGCGCGGCCCTGCAGCGCCAGCTGCTGCCCATCCTGCTGGACTGGCTTGCCGAGGGTGTTGATCCCGACGCCGGACTCCTCGCCTTCCGGCGCGTCAGCGAGGCCCTGGGCACCACCCACTGGTACCTGGGCATGCTCCGGGATTCCACCGCGGCCGCTGAACGGCTGTGCCATGTGCTCTCCAACTCCCGGCTGATTGCGGACCTGTTGGAGGTTTCGCCTGAATCTGTTGCCTGGCTGGGCAACGACAAGGACCTCGCGCCGCTCGCTTTTGAAGCACAGTGGCAGGAGATCACCTCCAAAATGTCACGCCATGCCGATCCGGAAAGCGCCATGCGGCTGATCCGGCTGATCCGGCGGAGGGAAATCCTCCGGATCGCCATCGCCGATTCTGCCGGGCTGCTCAAGCAGGACCAGGTGGGCGCCGCCCTGGCTGACACGGACCGTGCCGCGGTACTCGGCGCGCTCCGCGTGGCCGAGGGCATCGTGTCCGCGAAGGGACCGCTCAAGACTGCCATCCTGATCGTTGCCATGGGCCGGCAGGGCGGACGCGAGATCGGCTACGGTTCGGATGCCGACGTGATGTACGTGCACCGCGCACTGCCCGGCTATACCGAGGAAGAGGCGCAGGAGCAGGCCGCCCGGATCGTGTCCAAAGTGTCCAGCCTCCTGACACAGCCGCTCAAGCCTGCCATCATGGCCGAACGGGTCCTGCAGATGGACGCTGACCTCCGCCCGGAGGGAAAGAACGGCGCCATGGTGCGTTCCCTCGATTCCTTCGCCGAATACTACCGCCGGTGGTCCCTGGTCTGGGAGGCGCAGGCGCTGCTCCGGGCGCGGCCCATGGCCGGCGATGATGCCCTTGCCGATGACTTCCTCGCCCTCATCGATCCGATCAGGTATCCCGAGAGTATTTCGGACCATGACGTCCGGGAAGTGCGCAGGGTCAAAGCGCGGGTGGAAGCCGAGCGGCTGCCACGCGGGGCGGATCCTGCACGTCACCTGAAACTGGGGCGCGGAGGACTGAGCGACGTCGAGTGGCTGGTGCAGCTCCTTCAACTCCAGCACGCGGGGAAACACCATGAACTGCGGACAACCTCAACCGTGGAGGCCCTGGATGCGGCCGCGTCCCTGGGCCTGCTTTCCGTGGCTGACGCGAAGCTCCTGGCGGATGCGTGGCGGCTGGCCAGCCGGATCCGTTCGGCCAACGTCATTTGGACCGGCCGGGCTTCGGATCTGCTGCCGTCCTCCCGCCGGGACCTCGAAGCCGTGGCCCGCTGGTGTGGTTATGAACCCGGCCACGCCGCCACCCTGGAAGAGGACTACCTGCGCCTGAGCCGCCGGGCCCGGGCGGTCTTCGAGCGGGTGTTCTACGGCCACTGA
- a CDS encoding VOC family protein — MATQIYLNLPVKDLKRSVEFFTALGFSFNPDYTDENATCMIINDNAFVMLLVEGFFKTFTHKDVADAAGATEAIMAYSVDSKEAVDQTVRKALAAGGTPSQEVQDYGFMYSHSFQDPDGHLWEVMWMDPAGPPAGETPAGSTESPAN, encoded by the coding sequence ATGGCTACGCAAATCTACCTGAACCTGCCCGTGAAGGATCTGAAGAGGTCGGTCGAGTTCTTCACCGCCCTTGGCTTCTCCTTCAACCCGGACTACACCGATGAAAACGCCACCTGCATGATCATCAACGACAACGCGTTTGTCATGCTGCTTGTGGAAGGCTTCTTTAAGACCTTTACGCACAAGGACGTGGCCGATGCCGCCGGCGCCACCGAGGCCATCATGGCCTATTCCGTGGACAGCAAGGAAGCGGTGGACCAGACCGTCAGGAAAGCCCTCGCGGCCGGCGGCACGCCGTCCCAGGAAGTGCAGGACTACGGCTTTATGTACAGCCACAGTTTCCAGGACCCCGACGGTCACCTGTGGGAAGTCATGTGGATGGACCCTGCCGGACCGCCGGCCGGGGAGACGCCGGCCGGGAGCACCGAATCACCAGCCAACTGA
- a CDS encoding GNAT family N-acetyltransferase, whose translation MTSQLTAAVPSVWLISLDDLEPDACAIQLGAVALLELAPGQLAFAGDPLRMALSGLAEESRRPYVIEAAGEAVGVLTLQAGAASLAGWPDDHSAWLLRGFLIDRRRQGRGLGTLAAAAAVATAAKLTARHTSAEAGVVLSVNEANPAGLAAYRKAGFLDHGQYLGGSAGPQRTMFCSFTG comes from the coding sequence ATCACCAGCCAACTGACTGCCGCAGTCCCGTCCGTCTGGCTCATTTCCCTGGACGACCTGGAACCGGATGCGTGCGCCATCCAGCTGGGAGCCGTCGCCCTCCTGGAGCTGGCACCCGGGCAGCTCGCATTTGCCGGCGATCCGCTGCGGATGGCCCTGTCCGGCCTGGCGGAGGAGTCGCGCCGGCCGTATGTGATCGAAGCGGCAGGGGAAGCCGTCGGGGTGTTGACGCTGCAGGCAGGGGCGGCCAGCCTGGCCGGCTGGCCGGATGACCATTCCGCCTGGCTGCTGCGTGGGTTCCTCATCGACCGGCGGCGGCAGGGCAGGGGACTGGGAACGCTTGCGGCCGCAGCGGCGGTGGCAACCGCCGCGAAACTGACCGCGCGGCACACAAGCGCTGAGGCCGGCGTCGTACTTTCCGTCAATGAAGCGAACCCCGCAGGCCTGGCAGCCTACCGGAAAGCCGGATTCCTGGACCACGGACAATACCTCGGCGGAAGCGCGGGCCCGCAGCGCACCATGTTCTGCAGCTTTACGGGATAA
- a CDS encoding helix-turn-helix domain-containing protein — MTAAGLAARLSVSTATVYKMCKSGKWPHSKVGRLYRFTEEHYQSIIATPEPPELTPRNQRENVARLLRAAGPIGSPHDNS, encoded by the coding sequence ATGACGGCGGCAGGACTGGCAGCGCGGCTAAGCGTGTCAACTGCCACCGTCTACAAAATGTGCAAGTCCGGCAAATGGCCACACAGCAAGGTAGGCCGGCTATACCGGTTCACCGAAGAGCACTACCAATCCATCATCGCAACGCCGGAACCGCCGGAGCTAACACCTCGCAACCAGCGGGAGAACGTGGCCAGGCTGCTGCGCGCTGCTGGTCCGATAGGCTCGCCGCATGACAATTCCTGA
- a CDS encoding terminase yields the protein MNEPKTPTGLRAAGKKLWQSSTAEFELAQHELALLEEACRTRDYIRDLDKAVRDDGVMIPSSQGSRLHPAIAESRQQRLALARMLVTLQIPGLDDDLPPAGRVRPASGARRG from the coding sequence GTGAATGAACCGAAAACCCCGACCGGGCTAAGGGCCGCGGGCAAGAAGTTGTGGCAGTCTTCGACGGCCGAGTTCGAGCTGGCCCAGCACGAGTTGGCACTGCTCGAGGAGGCATGCCGGACGCGCGATTACATCCGGGATCTGGACAAGGCAGTGCGTGATGACGGGGTCATGATTCCCTCTTCGCAGGGCAGCCGGCTGCACCCGGCAATCGCGGAATCCCGGCAACAGCGTCTGGCACTGGCCCGGATGCTTGTGACGCTGCAGATCCCTGGCTTGGACGATGACCTTCCGCCGGCCGGACGTGTCCGTCCCGCTTCTGGTGCTCGCCGTGGTTAG